The following are encoded together in the Hyalangium minutum genome:
- a CDS encoding uracil phosphoribosyltransferase, with protein sequence MRDTLYANVPFRLNEISHRYGPQVHLVGNPFLLSQLATLCAKGTMQPQINRLVELLYADLVKTVINAEFPRKMVAIPTRMVDSTPQGIFQGEVIDAHTRVVTVNIARAGTLPSQVTYDLLNVTVDPTLVRQDHIIMSRMIDAEHTVVGSNIGGAKIGGDVDDAIVLFPDPMGATGGSLSTAISLYKTKVPGKPRRIITLNLIVTPEYLRKMTTDHPDVTIYALRLDRGLSPPEVFGTEPGTHWDKERGLDDRQYIVPGGGGFGEIMNNAYV encoded by the coding sequence ATGCGCGACACGCTCTATGCCAACGTTCCATTCCGGCTGAACGAGATCTCCCACCGGTATGGCCCGCAGGTTCACTTGGTGGGAAATCCTTTTCTCTTGTCCCAGTTGGCCACGCTGTGCGCCAAGGGGACGATGCAGCCGCAGATCAACCGGCTGGTGGAACTGCTCTACGCGGATCTGGTGAAGACGGTCATCAACGCGGAGTTCCCGCGGAAGATGGTGGCCATCCCCACGCGGATGGTGGACTCGACGCCGCAGGGCATCTTCCAGGGCGAGGTGATCGACGCGCACACGCGTGTGGTGACGGTGAACATCGCCCGGGCGGGCACGCTGCCCTCGCAGGTGACGTACGACTTGCTGAACGTGACGGTGGATCCGACGCTGGTGCGGCAGGACCACATCATCATGAGCCGGATGATCGATGCGGAGCACACGGTGGTGGGCTCGAACATTGGCGGGGCGAAGATCGGCGGGGACGTGGATGACGCGATCGTCCTGTTCCCGGATCCGATGGGGGCGACGGGTGGCAGCTTGTCGACGGCGATCTCGCTCTACAAGACGAAGGTGCCCGGGAAGCCGCGGCGGATCATTACGCTGAACCTGATCGTCACGCCGGAGTACCTGCGGAAGATGACGACGGATCATCCGGACGTGACGATCTACGCGCTCCGGCTGGACCGGGGGCTGTCTCCGCCGGAGGTGTTCGGGACGGAGCCCGGGACGCACTGGGACAAGGAGCGGGGGCTGGACGACCGGCAGTACATCGTTCCCGGAGGCGGCGGCTTCGGGGAGATCATGAACAACGCGTACGTGTAG
- a CDS encoding thymidine kinase gives MHQFPKDIGWIEVICGSMFSGKTEELIRRIKRAVYGKQRVQVFKPKLDDRYDETQVVSHSQLKLVSTPIERAEEIFYHLSADTQVVGIDEVQFFGPEVVQVCEALANKGLRVICAGLDQDYQGRPFEPMPQLLAVAEYVTKELAICVVCGNPANRSQRLVSRGERVVVGAAGAYEARCRKCHVAEPTEATPPQALKLFD, from the coding sequence GTGCACCAATTCCCCAAAGATATCGGGTGGATAGAGGTCATCTGCGGCTCGATGTTCTCCGGCAAGACGGAGGAGTTGATCCGCCGGATCAAGCGGGCCGTGTACGGCAAGCAGCGCGTCCAGGTCTTCAAGCCGAAGCTGGATGACCGCTACGACGAGACCCAGGTGGTCAGCCACTCGCAGCTCAAGCTGGTGTCGACGCCCATCGAGCGGGCTGAAGAAATTTTTTACCATCTGTCGGCTGACACACAGGTGGTGGGTATCGACGAGGTCCAATTTTTCGGGCCCGAGGTGGTGCAGGTGTGCGAGGCGCTGGCCAACAAGGGGCTGCGCGTCATCTGCGCGGGGCTGGATCAGGACTACCAGGGGCGGCCCTTCGAGCCGATGCCGCAGCTTCTGGCGGTGGCCGAGTACGTGACGAAGGAGCTGGCCATCTGTGTGGTGTGTGGCAATCCGGCCAACCGGTCACAGCGGCTGGTGTCCCGAGGGGAGCGGGTGGTGGTGGGGGCGGCGGGGGCCTACGAGGCGCGCTGCCGCAAGTGCCACGTGGCGGAGCCCACCGAGGCCACGCCTCCGCAGGCGCTGAAGCTGTTCGACTGA
- a CDS encoding DUF5658 family protein, with translation MAATAQQQERDFWAALRSFYLSPASVALLVLNLLDGLFTLTFLQLEVAEELNPLMRLAYEHSPLLFMFAKLVIVNAGLALLCLHRGMTASRMAIRAGALIYAVINVYHLAFLAHLLHRWPHLG, from the coding sequence GTGGCGGCGACAGCACAACAGCAAGAGCGCGATTTCTGGGCGGCACTGCGGTCTTTCTACCTCTCACCGGCATCCGTGGCCCTGCTGGTGCTCAATCTCCTGGACGGGCTCTTCACCCTGACCTTTCTACAGTTGGAGGTCGCCGAGGAGCTCAACCCGCTGATGCGCCTGGCGTACGAGCACTCTCCGCTGCTCTTCATGTTCGCCAAGCTGGTCATCGTGAACGCGGGCCTGGCGCTCTTGTGCCTCCACCGGGGCATGACGGCCAGCCGCATGGCCATTCGGGCAGGAGCCCTCATCTACGCGGTCATCAACGTTTACCACCTCGCGTTCCTGGCCCACCTCCTACACCGCTGGCCCCACTTGGGATGA
- the spoVG gene encoding septation regulator SpoVG produces the protein MNITDVRVFPVEEDKLKAYVTITLDHCFVIRDLKVIHGASGLFIAMPAKKRKDGTYKDIAHPLNADTRSEMERIILSEYERQTHNGHAAQNLMAAAEAD, from the coding sequence ATGAACATCACCGACGTCAGGGTGTTTCCGGTCGAAGAGGACAAGCTCAAAGCCTACGTGACCATCACCCTGGATCACTGCTTCGTCATCCGTGACCTCAAGGTCATCCACGGCGCCTCCGGGCTCTTCATCGCGATGCCCGCGAAGAAGCGCAAGGACGGCACGTACAAGGACATCGCCCACCCGCTGAACGCGGACACGCGCAGCGAGATGGAGCGCATCATCTTGTCGGAGTACGAACGACAGACACACAACGGTCACGCCGCTCAGAACCTGATGGCGGCGGCCGAAGCCGACTAA
- a CDS encoding ribose-phosphate pyrophosphokinase: MQPSRDFKVFSGSSNPGLAQRICEYLKRPLGKATVDRFSDGEIHVEIGENVRGNDVFIIQSTCPPANDHLMELLIMCDALKRASAGSINAVIPYYGYARQDRKVAPRTPITAKLIADMLETAGVNRVVSMDMHAGQIQGFFNIPSDHLYGSPVFIEDLRKRFPDPQEMVLVSPDAGGVERARAYSKRLNTGLAIIDKRRPRPNASEVMNLIGDVNGKDAVLLDDMVDTAGTLAQAASALKDKGARRVVAYAVHPILSGPAIQRITDSVLEEVVVTDTVPLAPNAQACPKIRVLTTERLFGEAIARIHRADSLSSLFV; encoded by the coding sequence ATGCAGCCCTCGCGCGACTTCAAGGTGTTCTCCGGCAGTTCCAATCCGGGGCTGGCCCAGCGGATCTGCGAGTACCTCAAGCGGCCCCTGGGCAAGGCGACGGTCGATCGCTTCTCCGACGGGGAGATCCACGTCGAGATCGGCGAGAACGTCCGCGGCAATGACGTCTTCATCATCCAGTCCACGTGCCCGCCGGCCAATGATCACCTGATGGAGCTGCTGATCATGTGCGACGCCCTGAAGCGGGCGAGCGCGGGTTCCATCAACGCCGTCATCCCGTACTACGGCTACGCCCGGCAGGACCGGAAGGTGGCGCCGCGCACGCCCATCACCGCCAAGCTGATCGCGGACATGCTGGAGACGGCGGGCGTCAACCGGGTGGTGTCCATGGACATGCACGCCGGGCAGATCCAGGGCTTCTTCAACATCCCCTCGGACCACCTGTATGGCTCGCCGGTGTTCATCGAGGACCTGCGCAAGCGCTTCCCGGACCCGCAGGAGATGGTGCTGGTGTCGCCGGACGCGGGCGGCGTGGAGCGCGCCCGGGCCTACTCCAAGAGGCTGAACACGGGCCTGGCCATCATCGACAAGCGGCGCCCGCGCCCCAACGCCTCCGAGGTGATGAACCTCATCGGCGACGTGAATGGCAAGGACGCGGTGCTGCTGGACGACATGGTGGACACCGCGGGCACGCTGGCGCAGGCGGCCTCCGCGCTGAAGGACAAGGGCGCGCGCCGGGTGGTGGCGTACGCGGTGCACCCCATCCTCTCCGGGCCGGCGATCCAGCGCATCACCGACTCCGTGCTGGAGGAGGTGGTGGTCACGGACACGGTGCCCCTGGCACCCAACGCCCAGGCGTGCCCGAAGATCCGCGTGCTCACCACCGAGCGGCTCTTCGGCGAGGCCATCGCCCGCATCCACCGGGCCGATTCGCTGAGCTCGCTGTTCGTGTAA
- a CDS encoding 50S ribosomal protein L25/general stress protein Ctc, whose product MSVDKSTLEAKGRQGAGKGAARKLRSQGLVPAVVYGKHLQAPVHVAVDPKSIRQSINTPHKLNTLITLKLDGASHQVLLKDYQQDPVTREILHADFIAVTEKEQVKVNVPLVLTGKALGVADGGLLTQARRQLEVWALPAAIPEKIEVDVTPLKIAQALHINDIKLPEGVSVKTNVNYTLAVVSAPEREEVPAAAAAAAPAAGAAAAPAAAKAGDAKAGDAKAGDAKAAGGAAKAPAKK is encoded by the coding sequence ATGTCCGTCGATAAGAGCACTCTCGAGGCGAAGGGCCGTCAGGGCGCTGGCAAGGGCGCTGCCCGCAAGCTGCGCAGCCAGGGCCTGGTGCCCGCCGTCGTCTATGGCAAGCACCTGCAGGCGCCGGTCCACGTCGCGGTGGATCCGAAGTCCATCCGCCAGTCCATCAACACCCCGCACAAGCTCAACACCCTCATCACCCTGAAGCTGGACGGCGCCTCGCACCAGGTGCTGCTGAAGGACTACCAGCAGGATCCCGTCACCCGTGAGATCCTCCACGCGGACTTCATCGCCGTGACGGAGAAGGAGCAGGTGAAGGTGAACGTGCCGCTGGTGCTCACCGGCAAGGCGCTGGGCGTGGCGGACGGAGGTCTGCTCACCCAGGCTCGCCGCCAGCTCGAGGTCTGGGCGCTGCCTGCCGCCATCCCGGAGAAGATCGAGGTGGACGTCACCCCCCTCAAGATCGCCCAGGCGCTCCACATCAACGACATCAAGCTCCCCGAGGGCGTGTCGGTGAAGACGAACGTCAACTACACCCTGGCCGTGGTCTCCGCGCCTGAGCGCGAGGAGGTTCCGGCGGCGGCGGCGGCGGCGGCTCCGGCGGCGGGTGCTGCGGCGGCTCCGGCGGCGGCCAAGGCGGGCGATGCCAAGGCGGGCGATGCCAAGGCGGGCGATGCCAAGGCGGCGGGCGGCGCGGCCAAGGCCCCGGCGAAGAAGTAA
- the pth gene encoding aminoacyl-tRNA hydrolase: MKLICGLGNPGREYERNRHNIGFMVVEALLSRARAELNQEKFQAKVGQGSLGSERILFLEPQTYMNLSGRSLAEAARFYKVAVEDILVIHDELDLPFGRLQLKAGGGTGGHNGLKSSVQSLGADSFIRLRFGIGKPEGPNAKERVADYVLSNFDDGERRQLEEFIGKASDMAETWAREGLSTAMNRFNRKA; the protein is encoded by the coding sequence ATGAAGCTCATCTGCGGGTTGGGCAATCCCGGGCGCGAGTACGAGCGCAACCGGCACAACATCGGGTTCATGGTGGTGGAGGCGCTGCTGTCACGCGCCCGGGCGGAGCTGAACCAGGAGAAGTTCCAGGCCAAGGTGGGCCAGGGCTCCCTGGGCAGCGAGCGCATCCTCTTCCTGGAGCCACAGACGTACATGAACTTGTCGGGGCGCTCGCTGGCGGAGGCCGCGCGCTTCTACAAGGTGGCGGTGGAGGACATCCTCGTCATCCACGACGAGCTGGATCTGCCCTTCGGCCGGCTGCAGCTGAAGGCGGGCGGCGGCACGGGCGGGCACAACGGGCTGAAGAGCTCCGTGCAGAGCCTGGGGGCGGACAGCTTCATCCGCCTGCGCTTCGGCATTGGCAAGCCGGAGGGCCCCAACGCCAAGGAGCGGGTCGCCGACTACGTGCTCTCCAACTTCGACGATGGGGAGCGGCGCCAGCTGGAGGAGTTCATCGGCAAGGCCTCGGACATGGCGGAGACGTGGGCCCGCGAGGGGCTCTCCACCGCCATGAACCGCTTCAACCGCAAAGCCTGA
- the rpsF gene encoding 30S ribosomal protein S6 has protein sequence MAETQAAKRLREYETIFLVKPDLTDDNVDRIKERVRGIVSREGGKVIRFTVWGKKKTLYPIAKQPRAIYVHTHYLGSSSLVAEVERNLRILDEVTRYLSVKIADEIDPESRPVLEDVKMAGDVDDNARPGAAERDTGFRGVEGGDEVGDAEEEASEEA, from the coding sequence ATGGCTGAGACACAGGCCGCTAAGCGGCTTCGTGAGTACGAGACCATCTTCCTGGTCAAGCCCGACCTGACCGACGACAACGTGGACCGCATCAAGGAGCGCGTCCGCGGCATCGTCAGCCGGGAGGGTGGCAAGGTCATCCGCTTCACGGTGTGGGGCAAGAAGAAGACGCTCTACCCCATCGCGAAGCAGCCCCGCGCCATCTACGTGCACACCCACTACCTGGGCAGCTCCTCCCTGGTGGCCGAGGTGGAGCGCAACCTGCGCATCCTCGACGAAGTCACCCGCTACCTGTCCGTGAAGATCGCGGACGAGATCGACCCCGAGTCCCGTCCGGTGCTCGAGGACGTGAAGATGGCGGGCGACGTGGATGACAACGCGCGTCCGGGCGCTGCCGAGCGCGACACGGGCTTCCGTGGCGTCGAGGGTGGCGACGAGGTTGGCGACGCCGAGGAGGAGGCCTCCGAGGAGGCCTAA
- the rpsR gene encoding 30S ribosomal protein S18: MNGTDNKTASSAPSRAGGGGGGGRSFGGGGGGFGGGDRGDRGDRGGRDGGRDGGRDDRGGGMDDDKRGGRGFGRKKVCRFCAEKNAKVDFKDQATLKYFVTERGKIIPRRISGNCAKHQREVAVAIKRARGLALLPYNAMVG; the protein is encoded by the coding sequence ATGAACGGTACGGATAACAAGACGGCTTCCTCGGCGCCCTCGCGCGCTGGTGGTGGTGGCGGCGGTGGCCGCAGCTTCGGCGGTGGCGGTGGTGGCTTCGGCGGCGGTGATCGCGGCGATCGCGGTGATCGTGGCGGCCGTGACGGTGGCCGCGACGGTGGCCGCGATGATCGCGGCGGCGGCATGGATGACGACAAGCGCGGTGGCCGCGGCTTCGGCCGCAAGAAGGTGTGCCGCTTCTGCGCCGAGAAGAACGCCAAGGTGGACTTCAAGGATCAGGCGACCCTGAAGTACTTCGTCACGGAGCGCGGCAAGATCATTCCCCGCCGCATCTCCGGCAACTGCGCGAAGCACCAGCGTGAGGTGGCGGTGGCCATCAAGCGCGCTCGGGGCCTGGCGCTCCTCCCCTACAACGCGATGGTGGGCTAG
- the rplI gene encoding 50S ribosomal protein L9: MKVILREDIDGLGKSGELVTVKDGFGRNFLLPRKKAVLASEQNLRQLEHEKAVITARNAKLKGAAEETAKKLGSLKVTLKRKVGEQDKLFGSVTALDIAEALASQGQQVDRRGLHLAEPIKTVGTHEVELRLHREVSAKIKVEVVAE; the protein is encoded by the coding sequence ATGAAGGTCATTCTTCGTGAAGACATCGACGGCCTCGGCAAGTCCGGGGAGCTCGTCACCGTCAAGGACGGCTTCGGGCGCAACTTCCTGCTGCCGCGCAAGAAGGCGGTGCTGGCCAGCGAGCAGAACCTGCGCCAGCTCGAGCACGAGAAGGCGGTCATCACCGCGCGCAACGCCAAGCTGAAGGGCGCTGCCGAGGAGACGGCCAAGAAGCTCGGCTCGCTCAAGGTCACCCTGAAGCGCAAGGTGGGCGAGCAGGACAAGCTGTTCGGCTCCGTCACGGCGCTGGACATCGCCGAGGCCCTGGCCTCTCAGGGCCAGCAGGTGGATCGCCGCGGCCTGCACCTCGCCGAGCCCATCAAGACGGTGGGCACGCACGAGGTGGAGCTGCGCCTGCACCGTGAGGTTTCGGCCAAGATCAAGGTCGAGGTCGTCGCCGAGTAA
- the dnaB gene encoding replicative DNA helicase: MSNVLDGREGRKVLEDLAAERAVLGAVLADNTLLTNVAEVVHSDDFSSPQHGAIFAAMLKLDGSQRPVDHLTLSEELKVLGQLAAVGGPAYLMSLDQGVPLTHNAVQYATIVRDQALRRRLASVGREILDMASQDSGDVEVMLDESERKLFNLAEKRREGDLRAVSELMEQTLDLLDKMKASSSGVTGLSTGYVDLDMQLTGLHAGELIILAARPGIGKTSFAMNIATHAALEDEPKAVAIFSLEMPADQLLMRLLASSARVDMKKLRGGRLTQNDEEKFQEMAGKLYNAPIYIDDSGGLSPFDLRAKARRLKQKDPRLSLIVIDYLQLMHQKGKVESRQLEVSEISRSLKQLAKELEVPIIALSQLNRKVEERKGGKPMLSDLRESGSIEQDADVVMFIHREDQDEGSPDGDEAAKSRTAIPVELIVAKQRNGPIGSVDLVFLAEFTRFESRARGEFQ, from the coding sequence ATGTCCAACGTGCTCGATGGTCGTGAAGGGCGGAAGGTCCTCGAGGATCTTGCCGCGGAGCGCGCGGTGCTCGGCGCCGTGCTGGCGGACAACACCCTCCTGACGAACGTGGCGGAGGTGGTCCACTCGGACGACTTCTCCAGTCCGCAGCATGGGGCCATCTTCGCCGCGATGCTGAAGCTCGACGGCTCGCAGCGTCCGGTGGACCACCTGACGCTCTCCGAGGAGCTGAAGGTGCTGGGGCAGCTGGCCGCGGTGGGCGGCCCGGCGTATCTGATGTCCCTGGACCAGGGCGTGCCGCTGACGCACAACGCGGTCCAGTACGCCACGATCGTCCGCGATCAGGCGTTGCGGCGCCGGCTGGCCAGCGTGGGGCGCGAGATCCTGGACATGGCCAGCCAGGACTCGGGCGATGTCGAGGTCATGCTCGACGAGTCCGAGCGCAAGCTCTTCAACCTCGCCGAGAAGCGGCGCGAGGGAGACCTCCGGGCCGTCAGCGAGCTGATGGAGCAGACGCTGGATCTGCTCGACAAGATGAAGGCCTCGTCGTCGGGCGTGACGGGCCTGTCCACTGGCTACGTGGACCTGGACATGCAGCTGACGGGTCTGCACGCCGGTGAGCTCATCATCCTCGCGGCGCGTCCTGGCATCGGCAAGACGTCGTTCGCGATGAACATCGCCACGCACGCGGCGCTGGAGGACGAGCCCAAGGCCGTTGCCATCTTCAGCCTGGAAATGCCCGCCGACCAGCTGCTGATGCGTCTGCTGGCCTCCAGTGCCCGCGTGGACATGAAGAAGCTGCGCGGCGGCCGGCTCACGCAGAATGACGAGGAAAAGTTCCAGGAGATGGCCGGCAAGCTCTACAACGCGCCCATCTACATCGACGACTCGGGCGGCCTGTCGCCGTTCGACCTGCGCGCGAAGGCGCGTCGCCTCAAGCAGAAGGACCCTCGGCTGTCGCTGATCGTGATCGACTACCTCCAGCTGATGCACCAGAAGGGCAAGGTGGAGAGCCGCCAGCTCGAGGTGTCGGAGATCTCCCGCTCGCTCAAGCAGCTTGCCAAGGAGCTGGAGGTGCCGATCATCGCGCTCAGCCAGCTCAACCGTAAGGTGGAAGAGCGCAAGGGCGGCAAGCCGATGCTCAGCGACCTCCGCGAGTCGGGCTCCATCGAGCAGGACGCCGACGTGGTGATGTTCATCCACCGAGAGGACCAGGACGAGGGCTCACCTGACGGCGATGAGGCCGCGAAGTCCCGCACGGCCATCCCCGTGGAGCTGATCGTCGCCAAGCAGCGTAACGGCCCGATAGGCTCGGTCGATCTCGTCTTCCTGGCGGAGTTCACACGCTTCGAGAGCCGCGCCCGAGGAGAGTTCCAGTAG